A window from Microbacterium ginsengiterrae encodes these proteins:
- a CDS encoding NUDIX hydrolase, which yields MSQHPEGARAQLLAAAQTGDWNPGVLPQLPEGVEARRSAVLILFGVLDSIPAPTPDAAVAKDLDVLLQRRAPTLSSHPGQVSFPGGGREPADRDDVDTALREAEEETGLDPTGVEILAALPALPLAVSNHHVTPVLGWWTKPSKVAAVDHAETVEVFRAPVAQLLDPATRYTSTITRGGVTYKGPAFDVDGTIVWGFTAMVLDRLFDECGWTIPWDRTDERPVTV from the coding sequence CAGCGCAGACCGGGGACTGGAATCCGGGTGTGCTGCCGCAGCTGCCGGAGGGCGTCGAGGCACGACGGTCGGCCGTTCTCATCCTGTTCGGGGTGCTCGACAGCATCCCCGCCCCCACGCCCGATGCCGCAGTAGCGAAGGATCTCGATGTCCTGCTGCAGCGGCGCGCGCCGACGCTGTCGTCGCATCCCGGCCAGGTCTCGTTCCCTGGTGGGGGACGCGAACCCGCCGACCGCGATGACGTCGACACCGCGCTGCGCGAAGCCGAGGAGGAGACGGGGCTGGACCCGACCGGTGTGGAGATTCTCGCGGCGCTGCCGGCCCTCCCGCTTGCGGTGAGCAATCACCACGTCACACCCGTGCTCGGCTGGTGGACCAAGCCGTCGAAGGTCGCCGCCGTCGATCACGCGGAGACCGTCGAGGTGTTCCGGGCTCCGGTGGCGCAGCTGCTGGATCCGGCGACGCGGTACACGTCGACGATCACCCGCGGGGGCGTGACGTACAAGGGCCCGGCGTTCGACGTGGACGGCACGATCGTCTGGGGGTTCACCGCCATGGTCCTCGACCGCCTGTTCGACGAATGCGGCTGGACCATCCCGTGGGATCGGACGGACGAACGGCCTGTCACCGTCTGA
- a CDS encoding ROK family transcriptional regulator — MPSNLNAGGVGQIFQMLRDGVPRTRAELAKSSGLARSTVATRVDELMRLGLITPVADATSTGGRPPSQFALNPAAKVVVAADIGASHTTVAITDLAGTILAQRAERIAVALGPEPVLSWMVDVATELIAEAGLTRDQVAAVGVGVPGPVAHSTGRPAKPPIMPGWDDFDVPGWVQQHLEVPVLVDNDVNISALGERAAVWAHTDHFIFVKVATGIGAGIISDGRLLRGAQGIAGDLGHVRVPRGADVPCHCGNTGCLEAIASGPAIARSLTAQGIEAAGGDDVVDLVTGGSLEAIQAVRQAGRDLGEVLMASVSLLNPSVIAIGGSMARVGEHLIAGVREVVYTRSMPLATEHLVIVQSGAAGEAAVRGASMLAIEHALSPEILPQSFGFTR; from the coding sequence ATGCCAAGCAATCTCAACGCCGGCGGCGTCGGTCAGATCTTCCAGATGCTCCGTGACGGAGTCCCTCGGACGCGGGCGGAACTTGCCAAGTCCTCCGGGCTCGCGCGTTCGACCGTCGCCACGAGGGTCGACGAACTCATGCGGCTCGGCCTGATCACCCCGGTGGCCGACGCCACGTCGACCGGAGGCCGTCCGCCGTCCCAGTTCGCCCTGAACCCCGCGGCGAAGGTCGTCGTGGCCGCCGACATCGGCGCCTCGCACACCACGGTCGCCATCACCGACCTCGCGGGGACGATCCTCGCGCAGCGTGCCGAGCGGATCGCGGTCGCCCTCGGCCCGGAGCCGGTGCTGAGCTGGATGGTCGACGTCGCCACCGAGCTCATCGCCGAGGCGGGGCTGACCCGCGACCAGGTCGCGGCGGTCGGCGTGGGGGTGCCGGGACCCGTGGCCCATTCGACCGGGCGGCCCGCCAAGCCGCCGATCATGCCGGGCTGGGACGACTTCGATGTTCCCGGCTGGGTGCAGCAGCATCTCGAGGTGCCGGTACTCGTCGACAACGACGTCAACATCTCCGCGCTGGGCGAGCGGGCGGCCGTGTGGGCGCACACCGATCACTTCATCTTCGTGAAGGTCGCGACCGGCATCGGCGCGGGGATCATCTCCGACGGCAGACTCCTGCGCGGCGCGCAGGGCATCGCCGGGGACCTCGGCCACGTCCGTGTGCCCCGTGGAGCCGATGTCCCGTGCCACTGCGGCAACACCGGCTGCCTCGAGGCGATCGCCTCGGGACCTGCGATCGCACGGTCGCTCACCGCGCAGGGGATCGAGGCGGCGGGCGGTGACGATGTCGTCGACCTCGTCACGGGCGGCAGCCTGGAGGCCATCCAGGCCGTGCGGCAGGCCGGAAGGGACCTCGGCGAGGTGCTCATGGCATCCGTGAGTCTGCTCAACCCGTCCGTCATCGCGATCGGCGGGTCGATGGCCAGGGTCGGGGAGCACCTCATCGCCGGCGTCCGCGAGGTGGTCTACACCCGCTCGATGCCGCTGGCGACCGAGCATCTCGTGATCGTCCAGTCGGGCGCCGCGGGGGAGGCGGCGGTGCGCGGGGCGAGCATGCTCGCGATCGAGCACGCCCTGTCGCCGGAGATCCTGCCGCAGAGCTTCGGATTCACCCGCTGA
- a CDS encoding ABC transporter permease — protein sequence MSEQTQTSAAPPQAAPSTPRRSLFSGSAGRNLGLVLALLAIVAVGMITAFDSFTNFGNALVILRQASIIGVISVGMTFVIISGGIDLSVGAVLALASVVGSLAAIQDIAKSSHWIVTVVVALAVGVGAGLINGVVIAYGKVAAFMATLAMLVGARGLAEVLANNRTLVVSDRDFLKAMNVDILGVDILIWIFVVVAVGGWLLLNRTTFGRRTVAIGGNREAARLAGIKVKQHIMWLYALSGLTAGIAAIMILARTTAGTSTHGNLYELDAIAAVVVGGTLLIGGRGTITGTVFGVLIFATLNNVFVQNNMSSSVQAIAKGVIIVVAVLLQQQFAVGRAGKVRTGPRGSVTGGEAGGPAPEGQAATGA from the coding sequence GTGAGCGAGCAGACTCAGACTTCCGCAGCCCCGCCGCAGGCGGCACCGTCGACACCTCGCAGGTCCTTGTTCTCCGGTTCGGCCGGGCGCAACCTCGGACTCGTGCTCGCGCTGCTGGCGATCGTCGCCGTCGGCATGATCACGGCGTTCGACAGCTTCACGAACTTCGGCAACGCGCTGGTCATCCTGCGTCAGGCGTCGATCATCGGCGTGATCAGCGTCGGGATGACCTTCGTCATCATCTCCGGCGGCATCGACCTCTCCGTCGGTGCGGTGCTCGCGCTGGCATCCGTCGTCGGGTCCCTTGCGGCCATCCAGGACATCGCGAAGTCCTCGCACTGGATCGTCACGGTCGTCGTCGCATTGGCGGTCGGCGTCGGGGCCGGGCTCATCAACGGCGTCGTCATCGCGTACGGCAAGGTCGCGGCGTTCATGGCGACTCTCGCCATGCTCGTCGGTGCGCGAGGTCTCGCCGAGGTGCTGGCCAACAACCGCACGCTGGTGGTGTCCGACCGTGACTTCCTCAAGGCGATGAACGTGGACATCCTCGGCGTCGACATCCTCATCTGGATCTTCGTCGTCGTCGCCGTCGGCGGCTGGCTTCTGCTCAACCGCACGACGTTCGGTCGGCGCACGGTGGCGATCGGCGGCAACCGTGAGGCCGCACGGCTGGCCGGTATCAAGGTGAAGCAGCACATCATGTGGCTGTACGCGTTGTCGGGTCTGACCGCCGGGATCGCGGCGATCATGATCCTCGCCCGCACGACGGCGGGGACCTCGACGCACGGCAACCTCTACGAACTGGATGCGATCGCCGCGGTCGTGGTCGGCGGCACGCTGCTCATCGGAGGGCGGGGCACGATCACGGGCACCGTGTTCGGGGTGCTGATCTTCGCGACCCTGAACAACGTGTTCGTGCAGAACAACATGTCCTCCTCGGTGCAGGCCATCGCCAAGGGCGTCATCATCGTCGTCGCCGTCCTGCTGCAGCAGCAGTTCGCCGTCGGCCGAGCGGGCAAGGTGCGGACGGGGCCCCGCGGCTCGGTGACCGGCGGCGAGGCCGGCGGACCGGCGCCCGAGGGCCAAGCGGCGACGGGCGCGTAG
- the purD gene encoding phosphoribosylamine--glycine ligase has protein sequence MKILVLGSGAREHAIILALKAEGRGHELYASPGNAGIADDATLVTVDQLDGGAVAAFANEHAIDLVVIGPEAPLVAGVADALRERGIPVFGPGRAAAQLEGSKAFAKRVMDAAGVPTGRAVRAASAAEVESAFDDLGAPYVVKADGLAAGKGVIVTSDRDEALAHAAQYLPSGPVLVEEFLSGPEVSLFFLSDGDTVRALSPAQDFKRAFDGDAGPNTGGMGAYSPLPWLDEQFGSEDDFVSLVTEQVAMPVIRQLDAEGTPFIGLLYAGLILTPAGVKVIEFNARFGDPETQVVLPRLQTPLSELLLAAASGNLEAQPAPAFSDDVAITVVLASEGYPEAPQTGRQISGLADAASVDGVRIVHAATAGPDAPGGDLVATGGRVLNVVAVGPDFAAARQKAYEAIGRIALDGAHYRRDIAAAVAG, from the coding sequence GTGAAGATCCTCGTCCTCGGTTCCGGTGCACGTGAGCACGCGATCATCCTCGCGCTGAAGGCGGAGGGACGCGGTCATGAGTTGTACGCATCCCCCGGCAACGCGGGGATCGCCGACGACGCCACGCTCGTGACGGTGGACCAGCTCGACGGCGGCGCGGTCGCGGCGTTCGCCAACGAGCACGCGATCGACCTCGTCGTCATCGGCCCGGAAGCCCCGCTCGTCGCCGGCGTCGCCGACGCGCTGCGCGAGCGCGGCATCCCCGTGTTCGGACCCGGCAGAGCCGCCGCGCAGCTCGAGGGCTCCAAGGCGTTCGCGAAGCGGGTGATGGATGCCGCGGGCGTGCCGACCGGACGAGCGGTGCGCGCCGCCTCCGCCGCTGAGGTCGAGAGCGCCTTCGACGACCTCGGCGCCCCGTACGTCGTCAAGGCCGACGGCCTCGCCGCAGGCAAGGGCGTCATCGTCACCTCCGACCGCGACGAGGCACTCGCCCACGCCGCGCAGTACCTGCCGTCGGGGCCCGTGCTCGTCGAGGAGTTCCTCTCCGGCCCCGAGGTCTCACTGTTCTTCCTCTCCGACGGCGACACGGTCAGGGCCCTCAGCCCGGCACAGGACTTCAAGCGCGCCTTCGACGGCGACGCCGGCCCGAACACCGGTGGGATGGGCGCGTACTCGCCGCTGCCGTGGCTCGACGAGCAGTTCGGCAGCGAGGACGACTTCGTCTCGCTCGTCACGGAGCAGGTCGCCATGCCGGTCATCCGCCAGCTGGATGCCGAGGGGACACCGTTCATCGGTCTCCTCTACGCCGGCCTCATCCTCACCCCCGCCGGGGTGAAGGTCATCGAGTTCAACGCCCGCTTCGGCGACCCGGAGACCCAGGTCGTGCTGCCCCGCCTGCAGACGCCGCTGTCCGAGCTGCTCCTGGCCGCGGCATCCGGGAATCTCGAGGCCCAGCCGGCGCCCGCCTTCTCGGACGACGTCGCGATCACCGTCGTGCTCGCGAGCGAGGGGTACCCCGAGGCACCGCAGACCGGGCGCCAGATCTCCGGCCTCGCGGATGCCGCCTCCGTCGACGGTGTGCGCATCGTGCACGCCGCGACCGCCGGACCCGACGCGCCGGGAGGAGACCTCGTCGCCACCGGAGGACGCGTGCTCAACGTCGTCGCCGTCGGCCCGGACTTCGCCGCCGCGCGACAGAAGGCGTACGAGGCGATCGGGCGCATCGCGCTCGACGGCGCGCACTACCGCCGCGACATCGCCGCCGCCGTCGCGGGCTGA